In Candidatus Terasakiella magnetica, the DNA window GCCGTAACAGATAACCTTTTGATCATTGACGGTAATGCGGGCGATACGCTCACCGCGAACGGGGTTTGGAGTGATACCACAACAGATGTATCACTTGTTTTGGATGGATCAACCTCTGAAAGCTATTCTGTCTATCAAAGTAATGATGGTACGGCGACTGTGGTGCTCAATGATCAGGTTTCATTGATTTAAAACATATCTCATTAATATGTTTTGCTATGCCCAATAAGAGGCATGCCTGTAAACATATCACGCAGTGAAGTTTTCTTCATGGCGTTGAATGTGATCTGGCCTTTCCTCAATCACTTATTTTCAAGTTTCTTTCTTCACTCAGGTTTGGGTCATCCTGCCATGAGATGCGGATATTTAGTTTGTTCTGGCCGTCATCTTTATTTGCGGAAACTTTGAACCTAAGTAGCCCTTGAGGGCTCATGATTAACTCGCCTTTTTCATCCTCAAGCGAGATTTTTCCTTTTGCCAAGCCTGAAGAGATGGATTCAAGCAGACTAACGATCGACTTTTGATCCTGTAGAGATTCATGTCTGAAGCGTGTATTGGATTTCATCGCGATACCTTTTTCTGTTTCTCTTGTGCCTGCAACGCAGACAGCGTTTTTTGGGGATGGAAGACTTTGATATGGGGATAATCACTTGATATCCCGAGAATATAACCCTTGGGGTCAAGGATTGTCACCGCAGCCCCGCGGCCCCGGACTTTTTCATTCACACGAGAGGAGCTGTCCAAGGTGGTGTCACATTCAAAATTCAACACATTGGAGCGCAGGGCAATGCGCTGCCCATAATGCAAATTACGATGGCCATGGATCAGCGCACTGATGCCACAGCGACGCACATGACGTGCGCCTGCGTTGGTAAAGGGGTGATCGCTTTTTCGGTATTTTGTGCGAATGGTGTTACAAAGGGGACTGTAATAAAAGTCATACGGATCGCCTTTTAAAGCGTGACGAAAACGCCGGTTTAGATCGCGGGTACCGCTGATCGACAATTGCTTTGCCACAACATTATCAAGCCCGGCATGAATGAATAAAAATGAACCCGCCTTAAACGTCAAACGCATCTGTTTGAAGAACCAATAGAATTCTCCTTCAGGTTCTAAAAACAATTCTTTCCATTTTTGAACAGCCGCGTAGACTTTGCGCAAATCTAGTCCAGCCTTTTCACACTTTGCTTCAAAGCTATCATTTTTTTTATGAATACGGCTAAGTTCTCGCTCGATCTGATGAGAGTTCAACTGCCCTTGCGCAAGCTTTGGGAATTCCTCAAACCACTCAGCGTGTGGATAAAGCAGTTCACGGCACTTTTTTTTGCTCGGCACATCTTTCAGGCTTTTTTTGCCCTCCAGATACTCGTCCCAAACTTCTTTTAGTAACGGAATGATTTTTTGTCCGGTACGAATGAAAAAATGCTCATTCGTTGTTTCCTGTTTGCGCCCAACAGATACCATGCCAAACAATACGCGGACATCGTGATTGCCTGCTAATACCCGAACGCGGGCGCCTTGTTTTTTTAAATGATGGATGGTGCGGAGCAAATTCAGGCTGCTTGGCCCTTTATCAAAACAATCCCCGCCAATAATGAAGTTGGCTTTCTTGCCTTGCTCACTCAAAATAAAATCACAAGCCTTCGGCCCGGTTTTCTTCACACCGCCTGAGGAAACCAAAGAGGCTGCAAACGCATCCGGGTCACCATGTAAGTCTGAAAAAAAGAAATGCTTGCGCTTTGGCCAGACCCAGGCATTTTTAGCGTTCAGATCTTTCAAAGTGCGACTGAGACTTTTCTCATCCGTACAATCGGTTGCAATGGATTTATCC includes these proteins:
- a CDS encoding amphi-Trp domain-containing protein, with the translated sequence MKSNTRFRHESLQDQKSIVSLLESISSGLAKGKISLEDEKGELIMSPQGLLRFKVSANKDDGQNKLNIRISWQDDPNLSEERNLKISD
- a CDS encoding metallophosphoesterase family protein, translated to MRTIKAAHHIPRYHGKSWLSVGLPRKVKDWSSGKDKSIATDCTDEKSLSRTLKDLNAKNAWVWPKRKHFFFSDLHGDPDAFAASLVSSGGVKKTGPKACDFILSEQGKKANFIIGGDCFDKGPSSLNLLRTIHHLKKQGARVRVLAGNHDVRVLFGMVSVGRKQETTNEHFFIRTGQKIIPLLKEVWDEYLEGKKSLKDVPSKKKCRELLYPHAEWFEEFPKLAQGQLNSHQIERELSRIHKKNDSFEAKCEKAGLDLRKVYAAVQKWKELFLEPEGEFYWFFKQMRLTFKAGSFLFIHAGLDNVVAKQLSISGTRDLNRRFRHALKGDPYDFYYSPLCNTIRTKYRKSDHPFTNAGARHVRRCGISALIHGHRNLHYGQRIALRSNVLNFECDTTLDSSSRVNEKVRGRGAAVTILDPKGYILGISSDYPHIKVFHPQKTLSALQAQEKQKKVSR